The following proteins are encoded in a genomic region of Salvelinus namaycush isolate Seneca chromosome 12, SaNama_1.0, whole genome shotgun sequence:
- the lrwd1 gene encoding leucine-rich repeat and WD repeat-containing protein 1, with translation MGKITEKLLLEKCTPKNTKLEQVKTLNLSKLGLKSSDLPVPLLSRLRCLEQLDLSGNRLKEMPSGLFLPSLCSLDLTNNEMEDVTTLDTLTTLEDLRMEDNLYITVSDNYKLMILLPKLRFYNGKDISTTANHIRYVNSENLRKRVLALWETSFSLPDCRTAEKLAIVERDFVNAVRHKVKYGPSSMTDYTKWRVEMIAKEHLRSLTEPNKEYRDTEEPADTKENFRFPFPAKRKRSASAVECDVTLNPQKIARASVQAEDSPHRSSRLQSIPHKAERPISTTARTHKAAQIPATPTRGKSKLLVTPRNGLREKQHQSKEDMPLAKRTRKSARQQRSTEVKETPGKVICTKSQHSLQEPVSLQPLHVLQCHSKRDSPDDFSTQLWACSFQPPLDYNGDVKGATRIVATCGGESVCLIDCETGLVMKKYKVPGEEFFSLAWSTVLMSRKGNVGMRPCSILAAGGKRGLVKLLHPRANMAYGEFRASRKALSILCFSPRQGNLLFTGSYDKNILMWDIGGVDSYYNFKVTQLLVLETTSTPLHFCLPPATPDTHLIAACEGGLHSYNIQLNKDPKKRSEEMEITFPVYKKDKDHDYHTIDGLGFLTNDVVASKSHMQGSIYLWSWKDTRAQRPNNNKKKKEICAVILAELQWSSTDIPYLSLNTCPSKGYVVCGDERGRLWMYHVTDLLKANFRSGKAIPATEILAWPLPVRKGQGPVEGPAINSVAMDPELRYLVALSDKNMAVVWIRTESS, from the exons ATGGGGAAAATAACAGAGAAATTACTGCTGGAGAAATGCACTCCAAAAAACACCAAACTGGAACAAGTAAAGACACTAAA TCTCTCCAAGCTCGGTCTGAAGAGCAGTGACCTGCCTGTCCCCCTGCTTTCTCGCCTTCGCTGTCTGGAACAGTTGGACCTGTCTGGGAACAGACTTAAGGAGATGCCCTCCGGGCTCTTCCTGCCCTCCCTATGCTCTCTGGACCTGACCAACAATGAGATGGAAGATGTCACCACTCTGGACACACTGACCACCCTGGAGGATCTCAGGATGGAGGACAACCTCTACATCACT GTCAGTGACAACTACAAGCTGATGATCCTCCTGCCCAAGTTGAGGTTTTACAATGGGAAGGATATCAGCACTACAGCCAACCACATACGCTATGTCAACAGTGAGAACCTCAGGAAGAGG GTGTTAGCGCTGTGGGAGACCAGCTTTTCACTCCCTGACTGCCGAACAGCAGAGAAACTAGCCATTGTGGAGAGGGATTTTGTCAATGCGGTGCGTCATAAGGTGAAATATGGCCCCAGCTCTATGACTGACTACACAAAATGGAGG GTGGAGATGATAGCTAAAGAGCACCTTCGCTCTTTGACCGAGCCAAATAAAGAgtacagagatacagaggagcCTGCTGATACAAAGGAGAACTTT AGGTTTCCTTTCCCAGCCAAGAGGAAGCGTTCCGCCTCAGCTGTCGAATGCGACGTAACCCTAAACCCTCAGAAAATAGCCAGAGCAAGTGTTCAAGCCGAGGACAGCCCACACAGGTCAAGCCGTCTGCAAAGCATCCCTCATAAGGCAGAACGGCCCATCAGCACCACGGCGAGGACCCATAAGGCAGCACAGATCCCAGCCACCCCCACTAGGGGCAAGTCCAAACTCCTGGTGACCCCCAGGAACGGCCTGAGAGAGAAGCAACATCAGTCCAAAGAAGACATGCCACTGGCCAAACGGACTCGCAAGTCTGCCAGGCAACAGCGGTCCACAGAGGTCAAAGAGACGCCTGGGAAAGTAATCTGCACCAAGTCTCAG CATTCATTACAGGAGCCAGTGAGTCTGCAGCCTCTTCACGTCCTGCAGTGTCACAGTAAACGGGACAGCCCTGATGACTTTAGCACCCAGCTGTGGGCCTGTTCCTTCCAGCCCCCGCTAGACTACAATGGAG atGTGAAAGGTGCGACCCGTATTGTGGCAACGTGTGGAGGAGAGTCTGTGTGCCTGATTGACTGTGAGACGGGACTGGTTATGAAGAAGTATAAGGTCCCTGGTGAG GAGTTCTTCTCTCTGGCATGGTCAACTGTGCTGATGTCACGGAAGGGCAACGTTGGCATGCGGCCCTGCAGTATTTTGGCGGCAGGGGGGAAGCGAGGCTTGGTGAAACTGCTTCACCCCAGAGCCAACATGGCGTACGGAGAGTTCAGAGCAAGCCGCAAAGCCCTCTCCATCCTCTGCTTCAGTCCCCGCCAGGGCAACTTGCTCTTCA CTGGGTCGTACGATAAAAATATATTAATGTGGGACATTGGCGGAGTGGACAGCTACTACAATTTCAAAGTCAC TCAGCTGTTGGTGTTGGAGACCACCTCCACACCCCTGCACTTCTGCCTACCCCCTGCCACCCCAGACACACACCTCATTGCTGCCTGTGAGGGGGGGCTCCACAGCTACAACATCCAGCTCAACAAAGACCCCAAGAAAAG GTCTGAGGAGATGGAGATCACATTCCCTGTGTATAAGAAGGACAAGGACCATGACTACCACACCATCGATGGCTTGGGATTCCTCACAAACGATGTCGTCG CCTCTAAGAGCCACATGCAGGGCTCGATCTACCTGTGGAGCTGGAAGGACACGCGAGCCCAGCGGcccaataataataagaagaagaaggagatATGTGCTGTGATCCTGGCGGAGCTGCAGTGGTCCAGCACGGACATCCCCTACCTGTCCCTCAACACCTGCCCCA GCAAAGGCTACGTGGTGTGTGGTGACGAAAGAGGGAGACTGTGGATGTACCATGTAACAGACCTCCTCAAGGCCAACTTTAGGAGTGGCAAAGCAATTCCTGCCACAGAG ATCCTGGCATGGCCGTTACCTGTGAGGAAAGGACAGGGCCCAGTGGAAGGTCCCGCTATCAACAGTGTGGCCATGGACCCTGAGCTTAGATACCTGGTGGCCCTCAGCGACAAGAACATGGCAGTGGTGTGGATAAGAACGGAGTCTTCCTGA
- the alkbh4 gene encoding alpha-ketoglutarate-dependent dioxygenase alkB homolog 4: MATEIHHANCGCKGIRTCLLCESVNGNGLLSENGQPIRHDFMYDPLLRRAVRNYGGQQLSFPFPGIFLWNDFISEEEESELITDMDLNAWRESQSGRRKQDFGPKVNFKKHKVRLGGFCGLPPISRKLVLRMSQEPVLAGFQPVEQCNLDYHPQRGSAIDPHLDDSWLWGERLVTVNLLSDTTLTMSLEEGLTELGHGEVRVSVHLPCRSLVVVYSEARHRWKHAIHRHDIHERRVCSTYRELSAEFMSGGEQQNMGSQLLDIALSFEGTPI; the protein is encoded by the exons ATGGCGACGGAAATTCACCATGCTAATTGTGGTTGTAAGGGAATTCGAACTTGTTTATTGTGTGAGAGCGTGAATGGAAATGGACTATTATCGGAGAATGGTCAACCG ATACGACACGATTTTATGTACGACCCATTGCTGAGACGAGCTGTGCGCAATTATGGTGGGCAGCAGCTGTCTTTTCCCTTCCCTGGAATCTTTTTATGGAATGACTTCAtatcagaagaggaggagagtgagTTGATAACCGATATGGACCTCAACGCCTGGAGAGAGTCACAGTCTGGTCGACGGAAACAG GACTTTGGGCCTAAAGTGAACTTCAAAAAACACAAAGTGCGTCTTGGTGGCTTCTGCGGCCTGCCTCCAATCAGCCGTAAACTGGTGCTACGGATGTCCCAGGAGCCGGTACTAGCCGGGTTTCAACCAGTGGAGCAGTGCAACCTGGATTACCACCCCCAGCGTGGGTCTGCCATTGACCCCCACCTGGATGACAGCTGGCTGTGGGGGGAGCGTCTGGTCACCGTCAACCTGCTCTCAGACACCACTCTCACAATGTCCCTGGAGGAGGGCCTGACAGAACTAGGACATGGGGAGGTCCGGGTGTCTGTGCACCTTCCCTGCAGATCCCTTGTGGTGGTATACAGCGAAGCACGTCACAGATGGAAACATGCCATCCATAGACATGACATCCATGAGCGCAGGGTGTGCAGTACCTACAGGGAGCTGTCTGCTGAGTTCATGTCTGGGGGAGAGCAGCAAAACATGGGCTCCCAACTGCTGGACATAGCTCTGAGCTTTGAGGGTACACCGATATAG